A portion of the Streptomyces sp. NBC_01335 genome contains these proteins:
- a CDS encoding ScbA/BarX family gamma-butyrolactone biosynthesis protein — MHVIPGLEIPAGHHPGPEHHWKGMNFDHFVPRESVHKSADTEVLLTDALLLDDGSIAVAARWRRSHYLGHRGACAADPVLLAETARQTAIYLSHRFFGIGHGSAFVLSELSVDLDEALPPVGTEPLAVGLHGVCRGPAAGERRLRFELEADVLAGSRRFGRVRVRWEPMDPRRYAVVRTRGGGRHGQGLDGQPVPRVCAGSSERDVLIDGDPLRPDVWWLRLDLEHGVLFDHESDHVPGMALMEAFRQAGAAAAGGGPRTDGTALLAVEFKAFGELDAPVSITAEPAGLDGTALTLRACQGDRELACARVRFGAGEPSPARRGTTC; from the coding sequence GTGCACGTCATACCTGGACTTGAGATACCTGCCGGCCACCACCCCGGGCCGGAGCACCACTGGAAGGGAATGAACTTCGACCACTTCGTTCCGCGCGAATCCGTCCACAAGTCGGCAGACACGGAAGTACTCCTGACGGACGCACTGCTCCTCGACGACGGAAGCATCGCGGTCGCCGCCCGCTGGCGCCGCAGCCACTACCTCGGCCACCGCGGCGCGTGCGCCGCCGACCCGGTGCTGCTCGCTGAGACCGCGCGGCAGACCGCGATCTACCTGTCCCACCGCTTCTTCGGCATCGGGCACGGCTCGGCCTTTGTTCTGAGCGAGCTCTCCGTGGATCTGGACGAAGCGCTCCCGCCGGTCGGCACGGAGCCCCTCGCGGTCGGGCTCCACGGCGTATGCCGCGGCCCCGCCGCCGGTGAACGGCGCCTGCGCTTCGAGCTGGAGGCGGACGTGCTGGCCGGTTCCCGGCGGTTCGGGCGGGTGCGGGTGCGCTGGGAGCCCATGGACCCCCGTCGCTACGCCGTGGTGCGCACGCGTGGGGGAGGGCGGCACGGACAGGGGCTCGACGGGCAGCCGGTGCCCCGGGTGTGCGCAGGCTCCTCCGAGCGCGACGTCCTCATCGACGGCGACCCGCTCCGGCCGGACGTGTGGTGGCTGCGTCTGGACCTGGAACACGGCGTGCTCTTCGACCACGAGTCCGACCACGTGCCGGGCATGGCTCTGATGGAGGCGTTCCGGCAGGCGGGCGCCGCCGCGGCGGGCGGCGGACCCCGGACGGACGGAACGGCCCTGCTCGCCGTGGAGTTCAAGGCATTCGGCGAACTGGACGCCCCCGTGTCGATCACCGCGGAGCCCGCGGGGCTGGACGGGACGGCGCTCACGCTCCGCGCCTGCCAGGGCGACCGGGAACTCGCGTGCGCCCGGGTGCGATTCGGAGCGGGCGAGCCCTCCCCGGCCCGGCGGGGGACGACGTGCTGA
- a CDS encoding ScbR family autoregulator-binding transcription factor, with amino-acid sequence MPEPQSTAFASRAIPSRRGSDPKQERSARTRLRVLIGAAELFSERGFQQTSVKDVADRVEMTKGAVYFHYPTKEALAVAIVEEHYARWPRLLDEVTGEGLGPLDTAARMLELAALAFESDVIVQAGARLQIERPHIDAELPTPYVDWITLLSSLLTSALDAGDLRPGIAPDEAARALVSAFFGSQHVSDVLSGRADVVQRWQSLGDLLFRAIRSE; translated from the coding sequence ATGCCAGAGCCGCAGTCCACAGCCTTCGCCTCCCGGGCGATCCCCTCCAGGAGAGGTTCGGACCCCAAGCAGGAACGCTCGGCCCGCACGCGCCTACGCGTGCTGATCGGCGCGGCGGAGCTCTTCAGCGAACGCGGTTTCCAGCAGACCTCGGTCAAGGACGTGGCCGACAGGGTCGAGATGACGAAGGGAGCGGTGTACTTCCACTACCCGACCAAGGAAGCACTCGCGGTGGCGATCGTGGAGGAGCACTACGCACGCTGGCCGCGCCTGCTCGACGAGGTCACCGGCGAGGGCCTCGGCCCGCTCGACACCGCCGCGCGGATGCTGGAACTGGCCGCCCTCGCCTTCGAGAGCGATGTCATCGTGCAGGCCGGCGCCCGACTGCAGATCGAACGGCCCCACATAGACGCCGAGTTGCCGACGCCGTACGTCGACTGGATCACCCTCCTGTCGTCCTTGCTGACCTCCGCGCTCGATGCGGGCGACCTGCGACCGGGTATCGCCCCCGACGAGGCCGCGCGCGCCCTGGTCTCCGCGTTCTTCGGGTCCCAGCACGTGTCCGACGTCCTCAGCGGCCGCGCGGACGTCGTGCAGCGCTGGCAGTCGCTGGGCGATCTGCTGTTCCGCGCGATCCGCTCCGAATGA
- a CDS encoding ribonuclease H family protein encodes MDESIIAACDGASKGNPGPAAWAWVVADAQGRPQRWEAGPLGTATNNVAELTALRSLLESTDPSVPVEVRMDSQYAMNAVTKWLPGWKRNGWKTSGGKPVANQELVVRIDELLTGRAVRFQYVPAHQVGGDPLNALADQAASEAAVSQLPAGTAHGTAALPEPAPSRAVKSPPGKSTKAATGGARTGATIRAKFAGRCRCGKPYAAQEMIAKNPAGWGHPECRTDAA; translated from the coding sequence ATGGACGAGAGCATCATCGCCGCGTGTGACGGGGCGTCGAAGGGCAACCCCGGGCCTGCCGCCTGGGCGTGGGTGGTCGCGGACGCGCAGGGGCGCCCGCAGCGCTGGGAGGCGGGACCACTGGGCACCGCCACCAACAACGTCGCCGAGCTGACCGCCCTGCGCTCGCTGCTGGAGTCGACCGACCCCTCGGTGCCGGTCGAGGTGCGCATGGACTCCCAGTACGCGATGAACGCCGTGACCAAGTGGCTGCCGGGCTGGAAGCGCAACGGCTGGAAGACCTCGGGCGGCAAGCCGGTCGCCAACCAGGAGCTGGTCGTCCGCATCGACGAGCTGCTGACCGGCCGCGCGGTTCGTTTCCAGTACGTCCCCGCCCACCAGGTCGGCGGGGACCCGCTGAACGCGCTGGCGGACCAGGCCGCGAGCGAGGCGGCCGTGTCGCAGCTGCCCGCCGGCACGGCCCACGGGACGGCCGCCCTGCCCGAGCCCGCCCCGTCCAGGGCGGTGAAGAGCCCGCCCGGGAAGAGCACGAAGGCCGCCACGGGCGGCGCCCGTACGGGGGCCACGATCCGGGCGAAGTTCGCCGGGCGGTGCCGCTGCGGCAAGCCGTACGCGGCCCAGGAGATGATCGCGAAGAACCCGGCGGGCTGGGGCCATCCGGAGTGCCGCACCGACGCGGCCTGA
- a CDS encoding SDR family NAD(P)-dependent oxidoreductase, which translates to MRIDLTGKKAVVTGSSQGIGLAIASGLAAAGASVVLTGRDADRLESATRTLRDGVADADVESVACDLVTEEGAERLQQAVPEADVLVNNLGIFGARPPLEITDGEWRTYFDTNVLSAVRLIRRYLPGMTGRGWGRVQNIASDSALVVPAEMIHYGMSKTALLAVSRGFAKEAAGSGVTVNSVIAGPTHTGGVEKFVYELVDEDLPWDEAQRAFMRLHRPQSLLQRLIEPEEIANLVVYLSSTQASATTGAAVRVDGGYVDSIVP; encoded by the coding sequence GTGCGTATCGACCTGACGGGCAAGAAGGCCGTCGTCACCGGATCGTCGCAGGGAATCGGCCTCGCCATCGCCTCCGGCCTCGCCGCCGCGGGCGCCTCGGTGGTGCTGACCGGCCGCGACGCGGACCGGCTGGAGTCGGCGACGCGGACCCTGCGGGACGGGGTGGCGGACGCGGACGTCGAGAGCGTCGCCTGCGACCTGGTCACCGAGGAAGGGGCCGAGCGGCTCCAGCAGGCCGTCCCCGAGGCCGACGTGCTCGTCAACAACCTCGGCATCTTCGGAGCGCGCCCGCCGCTGGAGATCACCGACGGGGAATGGCGGACGTACTTCGACACGAACGTCCTCAGCGCGGTCCGGCTGATCCGCCGCTACCTGCCCGGGATGACCGGCCGGGGCTGGGGCCGGGTGCAGAACATCGCGAGCGACTCGGCGCTCGTCGTACCCGCCGAGATGATCCACTACGGGATGTCCAAGACCGCCCTGCTCGCGGTCTCCCGGGGCTTCGCCAAGGAGGCGGCGGGAAGCGGGGTGACGGTCAACTCGGTGATCGCCGGCCCGACACACACCGGAGGCGTCGAGAAGTTCGTGTACGAACTCGTGGACGAGGACCTGCCCTGGGACGAGGCGCAGCGCGCGTTCATGCGCCTGCACCGGCCGCAGTCACTGCTCCAGCGCCTCATCGAACCCGAGGAGATCGCCAACCTGGTGGTCTACCTCAGCTCGACCCAGGCCTCCGCCACCACCGGTGCGGCGGTCCGGGTGGACGGCGGGTACGTCGACTCGATCGTGCCCTGA
- a CDS encoding ArsR/SmtB family transcription factor → MPSATGANPVIRVLPEPPDLPEPLPEPAVGELRLETVLGALSDPLRLTIIQKLLLESERFDHTCGWFGLDRPKSSLTHHFKALREAGVTRQRQYGLERRSQVRVDDLNARFPGLLELVAAWTPES, encoded by the coding sequence ATGCCTTCGGCCACGGGCGCCAACCCCGTCATCAGGGTGCTCCCCGAACCCCCTGACCTGCCCGAACCGCTCCCGGAGCCGGCGGTGGGCGAGCTGCGCCTGGAAACCGTCCTCGGCGCGCTCAGCGATCCGCTGCGGTTGACGATCATCCAGAAGCTCCTGCTGGAGTCGGAGCGGTTCGACCACACCTGCGGCTGGTTCGGCCTCGACCGGCCCAAGTCGTCGCTCACGCACCACTTCAAGGCGCTGCGGGAGGCGGGGGTCACGCGCCAGCGCCAGTACGGACTCGAACGCCGCAGCCAGGTACGCGTCGACGACCTCAATGCCCGGTTCCCCGGTCTGCTGGAGCTCGTCGCGGCCTGGACCCCCGAGTCCTGA
- a CDS encoding MFS transporter, with the protein MSETRTTPVQAVDGRGQNGTAGAGAPLWWVWLAAWPVTAVFVLSNAATPLYVLWQRDIGFSKGTLTVVFAFYIVGLLGSLLVCGVVSDRLGRKPVLLPALALGLAACLIFATASSVAALIVARLFTGIAVGAVVSAGMAAVTDVAGPERKRIAALLASCAMVFGAGLGPLLAGVLSETLPAPTVTVFVVEAVVLVTAVLVVTRMPVRRPVAPAKGAWVRVPGVPRGKGRELTLGIAVFAPGITATSFVLSLGPSLLSGLLGTTSRIVAGAMAFAMFLTATGVQFAVQRLSRPAILMAGAASTAVSMITLIVAVHTSSVAVLIASALLAGAGQGMGQLGGLSLLNSSVPPRHLAEANAALNVGGYIPAGILPVSAGYLSDAVGLTSGATTFGVVLLGLAVAGGLVVVGSRNRVAEPA; encoded by the coding sequence ATGTCCGAGACTCGGACCACACCTGTCCAGGCGGTCGACGGAAGAGGGCAGAACGGCACCGCCGGGGCCGGTGCCCCGCTGTGGTGGGTGTGGCTGGCCGCGTGGCCCGTCACCGCGGTGTTCGTGCTGTCGAACGCGGCCACGCCGCTGTACGTGCTGTGGCAGCGCGACATCGGATTCTCCAAGGGCACCCTGACCGTGGTGTTCGCGTTCTACATCGTCGGCCTGCTCGGATCGCTCCTGGTCTGCGGAGTCGTCTCGGACCGCCTGGGGCGCAAGCCCGTACTGCTCCCGGCGCTGGCGCTCGGCCTGGCGGCTTGCCTGATCTTCGCCACCGCCTCCTCCGTGGCGGCGCTGATCGTGGCGAGGCTGTTCACCGGGATCGCCGTCGGTGCGGTCGTCTCGGCCGGCATGGCCGCGGTGACCGACGTGGCGGGGCCCGAGCGCAAGCGGATCGCCGCTCTGCTCGCCTCCTGCGCGATGGTCTTCGGGGCCGGGCTCGGCCCGCTGCTGGCCGGTGTGCTGTCCGAGACGCTGCCCGCCCCGACCGTGACCGTGTTCGTGGTCGAGGCCGTGGTGCTGGTCACCGCGGTGCTCGTCGTGACGCGCATGCCGGTCCGCCGCCCCGTGGCCCCCGCCAAGGGGGCCTGGGTGCGGGTGCCCGGGGTTCCGCGCGGCAAAGGTCGTGAACTCACCCTGGGGATCGCCGTGTTCGCCCCCGGTATCACCGCAACGTCGTTCGTGCTGTCGCTCGGACCCTCGCTGCTGTCCGGCCTGCTCGGCACGACCAGCAGGATCGTCGCGGGGGCCATGGCGTTCGCGATGTTCCTCACGGCCACCGGCGTGCAGTTCGCGGTGCAGCGGCTGAGCCGGCCGGCCATTCTCATGGCGGGCGCGGCGAGTACGGCCGTGAGCATGATCACGCTGATCGTCGCCGTGCACACCTCCTCCGTGGCGGTCCTCATCGCCTCCGCGCTGCTCGCCGGTGCGGGGCAGGGGATGGGCCAGCTCGGAGGGCTGTCGCTGCTCAACTCCAGCGTCCCGCCGCGGCATCTGGCAGAGGCCAACGCGGCGCTCAACGTGGGGGGTTACATCCCGGCGGGCATCCTGCCCGTCTCCGCGGGATACCTCAGCGACGCGGTGGGGCTGACCAGCGGGGCGACGACCTTCGGTGTCGTACTGCTGGGTCTCGCGGTCGCCGGCGGCCTGGTGGTCGTCGGCAGCCGGAACCGCGTGGCGGAGCCCGCCTGA